In Benincasa hispida cultivar B227 chromosome 8, ASM972705v1, whole genome shotgun sequence, the sequence TTCTTAATATGTTACGTAtaaccattattattttttagacaATCTTAGTAGTTTGAACTTTCGTGTTAGAATAACTTCTATATTGCAGTTTGCTGGTTTTCTTAAATAGTAATTAAAAGAAGAGAATAAATTAGATTAACATGATATATTTAAAGGGggaaaagaaaatcaatttcaattttcaacacTAAATTTAAATGTGTTGTACTTTTAACCATCAATTTAAATGCACAAATTAACTATTGAATAAATTTACCACAATTTTTAAATgtcaacaaacaaaaaaaatactttgttctaaacaaaaaaaatactttGTTCTAGTAttgtttttctataaaattttatcGATTTTGTACTATGaaacattttataattaattcaatgCATATTGAAACAAAACCTTTTTCGAGGGTCAAAGACTAAATTCTAGGATTAACATCGCAATACTTGTTCAAGTTTGAAttgtaatttgataaaattaaaaatttaagattaatattgatacaaacaagtTATTTTTATCGTGATTATATAATGAATTGAAATGGGAAGAGAACTAAACTAAGCAAATTTGAGAGAGGACAAAATTTAGAACCGCCCTTTCAATAAAATCTTATTGAAAGCACATCCAtataaaaaaaaccttaaaagTCAACCGTGATTTTTCCAATTAACTTGAAATAAGGGTTAAAAGAGTTAGAAGGATACAAATTTAGGCATATGGAATAAGAAGATtgtagaagtttttttttttttttttttaatcctcttgaagtttaaaatgttgaatggtacaaaatgttgatgaaaatatcaataaaatgacGTCAAATGAatatttctgaaaaaaaaattttaaaaaaacatttaaaataataacaaacaatttacacattttaaacaagttaaaccCATGATTTCATAGAAACATCaacaaaaatgtcaaaatgtcaatgaaaatttaataccatGAGCACAAAATTTGAGATGTCCGAGCCACAACATTTTCTCGAGTCGGATCAATTCCGACAAGGAAGCTGCCACCATCGACTTGTTCTAAACATATGATTTTATTCAGATGGGAAAGTTAAAAGATTACGAAGAGAACCAAAATTAAGAGATGACTAAAAGGGCCATAGTCTTGTCTGCATACTGCTAAAGGATAAATGTGAAGAACAAAAATATCAAGCAGGTTTCTCTCTCTAATTTGAACTCAGAAATAGAAGAATTTCTTTATATTAAAGACCAACTCAATACAGGCTCTAAGTCCAAAATTCAGGGTTGATTTAATAAGACATTATCATAACCAAAAAAGAAAGGCAGGGAAGAACTCgagaaatctaataaattaagagTACAGAGGATCGATATTACGTTATATGGGGACTCATTTTTTGCCACCGCCTGAAACATTAAATTTGAAGAATATGATATCTCCATCTTGGACCACGTAAGTTTTTCCTTCTTGTTTGTATTTTCCAGCAGCCTGTAAAATGACGGGAGGGAGGTAAAATAGATACAGTCTTCCATACTCCAGATAAAATAAGGATAAATATGATAGACATGTCATTGTGTCATTACTCAGTTCGGGTTCGGGTTGGAACTTATTTTGATTAGAGATTGAGTTCTAATACAAAATGCAATCCCCTTGAAGTTGTGTAAAAATATTCAACCCAACCATAGCTCACTGATTAAAGTTACCCCTGGACCGAAAGCTCAAAGTTTGAATTCCTCACCTCTATATtttgttgaactttgaactcgaaaaaaaaaatgataaagttGCTTTTTGTAAGTTGTTAAATATGGAGAGAAATTGATTGATGATTAATTAtggtatatcatatatatttttatcatttgtcGGAAACCCGTTTAAAATTCAGGCTTCAAATCCAAATTCTAGTTTCTAATACAGCAAGAATCAAGATTGAATATACATATGTACCTTGACTGCCGTCTCACTGCCAAGTTCCTTGAGATCCTCAAATTTCATGACCTAAAACCAACATAAAAATTAGGATAATATCCTACAAAAATTTCAaagttacaaaataaaaaaaaaaaatcaaatataaaaaagatatcaaaagaagaaataaaaaaccaacaaaGGCATGAAAAAGGTCAAAAAGCCCAATCGATCTAACAATCACACGGCCAAAACTTGAGGGCTCTGTTTACTGACAGTTGAATTTACGATTATGTTTAAATACAACATAAGCAACAAAGGCTCAGAATAACCTCGGCACAAATGAACCCTCTCTCAAAATCCGTATGAATTGTCCCTGCAGCTTGAGGAGCCTTTGTCTGTCGCCTAATTTGCCAGCATTTCACCTGCAAAGGTACATATATTCAGGATTAGATCAAGCTAAAAGTTATGACAGCAATAAATAGGAGACTTAGATAGCAAACAATCACAATTTGCCACATTTGCAGCAATCAAAGGAGACGAACAGAAGGTATTCTACATGAAAAGATAGAAGAAATCTCATAAACAGTAAACAACCATTAATGGGGGATGGGGGGAACCTGCGAGGTGATAACTAAATCAAGACAATTAGCCAAGTGTTGTATACTATGACAAAAGAATCAAGTAATTGGGAGAAGTAAttcaatcaaattaaataaaaccaaacaaaattaGTCAAATTAGGTTGACGTTGTTAATAgtgattaaaattttattatcattattattattattattattttgggtaATTAGGACGGTGAGTAAACTATTTAAAAGGAAGGGGTGAGACTTGAAAACAAGTACGAAAAACATAGAACCAATCATTTCAGTAGTTAAACATAGAAAACAAGTACGAAAAACTGAGCCAATCGGATTAATTCAATTAGAATTTAAAGTCTTTTGGTTTGGTTATCTAGTTCATTGTGTAAAGAACCAATCATTTCAGTAGTTAAATTTCCAGAACTGACAGAATCTATCTAGTTTTCACCCCTAAGATTTGGTCAAACCTGGTTATGAACTTGGAAACTCATCTGAAAGGCATGGGAGAAAAGTACATCATGAAACTTTGATGTATATGTCATAGCTCATGGCCATTACTACCGTCTACTTTGGGATGAGAGAGGACAtcataaaataaatactttGGCTTAAATATCATTATTACTCATTACAACCATCCTCTACTTGAacagaattattattattgttattgttattatagaAACCATGCTTTCATTGAGAATAAGGGTACAAAATTGGAGAATACAAAAAAACAATGCCCAAAACGGCACCTGAACATCTAACAAGATAAAGAAAATGGCTCCAATATAATAAGACTCTGAGGATAATTACAAAAGTCCTTTGAAACAAATGTCTAAAGAGAGGCATTAAACTCGGTAAGGGGCACACCTCTTTCAATGACCTCTCATTCCTGTACCCTAAAATTTCTCTCATTCCTTCGTAAAATGGCAAAAACCAGCCAGCCAAATGGTACAACACCCTTATTTCAGAAGCCAGATAGAATAAGACGTCCATCATAAAATGAGAACCATATTATCATAAGACACAGACCCAATGTCTCCGAAAAGAAGTCCTAAATCAATAGTGCAAACTTGCATCTAAATCCTCAAGTGGCTCCCTATAAAGAATAGACCACTACAGCCCAAGGTTAAAGGAAAAGTGTCTTTGAACGCAGTCCATAGGGTTGACTCTCCCGTGTAAAGCCAGACAAGCAAAGAACTTAATCTTCTTTGGTGATTTTTATCTTCCATGACAAGGAAAATATAGGGTTTCTAGGAGTGTTATGTGTACCCAGGAGAGAAGGTAAAAATGACAAGAAAGCTCTTTAGAGGGATTGGGTGACCAAAAACGAGTATCTCCATTGCCCCAGTGGCGAGCAGAGATGGACCTCTCCAAAAGAGTGACTAGAGCCAACACGTCGAAAGCTTCCCCATCTGACGAGGGGGCGTAAAAATGGAAATTGAGCAAATAAGAATTACCCAAATAAGAAATTATTGAAGATACGGGGGTAGACCTCAGTGAGGAAAGCTGACCCAAAGCTTGAATTTAACCCTGTTCAACACCAGAGATAAATAATTTCCATAATTTGGATAACTACAAGTCTACAAGATTATCATCCTCAGCAGAGAGAAGGCATGCTTCTTTAGTGTTGTATTCCTAAGTCCTAGGGCtctaatctcattcatatatatAGAACCAAAGAAAACATCGATACTCACTACTTCAACCATCAAAGGCAAGAAATGGTAATAATGTTTGTAATATTAGaataacttttaatttatacaagcataaagcatatgtACATGTAAATAattatgataaatattttaCCTCATCAGGTCCAGCAGTGAAGAAGTATATGAGATTGATCGCGGAGAACCCAGTCTTTATGATCTTGGGAAGGGCACTGCAACAATGTTAATCATGTTCAGTGCTGCATCAAATCATTATTATACAATGTGAAGCTTCAAAATCATTGTGAAAGTAACACTGTTTAGTCTTACAGTTGGGCAGGTTTTCTTTCCCCTTCCTCAATCATATTCTTGTTAGCATAGATATTCACATTGTATGCCAACAGAATACGTATGTGGGTAAGcaatttatttaattagagTAGATGGGtttgtttgaaaataaaaaatcactGTAGCGTGAACTAGAACTCGTAGTACTTTTCCATACACGTCAATCAAGTACAATATTGTATTCACTTAGAAGATAGTGGATTCTCTTGCTACATTTAAATTGGGCAAGGGCACTTGGATTTCTTTTTGGAAGGATAATTGGGCTTGTGCATCTTTTAAGGACCTATTTTCcacattttttctctctttctccaTCTCCTAGTGTGTCTGTGGCAAAAGTAAGGGATTCTTTCACTTTATGAAGGAACATTGCATTTAGACAGCCGATCACTGACTTTGTTTTTCTTATGAGTACTATTTCATCTCTTAAAGTTGCCCCTTCAACACATTCAAGGAAGGTCTTTGGAACCCTCAGGGCTGTTTACACTAATATCTTTGACAAGAAAGTTAGCTTCTTCCACGCCCTTACAAAATGATTCATTGTGGTGCGGATAATATGGAGGACTGAGAGTCCTAAGAAGATCAACATACTAAAATCATTATTTGATGCCATGTTCGTAATTAGtactaaattattttattccCAAACCCCCCCNAAAAGTCCTTAGCACTACAAAGCCAAGACTGGAAACTCGCCTTTGAATCTTGTTCTCTTCACAATACTTTTCTACTTCAGCTGGCGATGACATATCTGCAAGATTTCTTTCTAACACGCCACTGAAAGGAATGATTGTTTCACCACCATGTTCCTGCACCCTGTTATTAGGAAAgggttattttatttgtaacaAGCAAATTCCAGATGAACTtgaagagaattaaaatgcaaGTCCAAGTAGCATCATACTGGGAGGAAAGCAGAGAGAAGGAATCAAATGGacattttcattggaaaaaaaTGGACATTAACATAAAACACATTGCTTTCTGCGTGCAGTTCAATCTATAAATAGCACTtttcttaataaataaatagcaCATGTATTAGACAATgagaaattaattcaaatacgTAGACTTTTAAATGGAGAgggataaaaaaacaaaacttctaGTTATAAAATATCAAAGGAAATGATAAGCATAATATTGGGTAAGTGAGCCAAGACAGTGTATATTAAATTTGTTCTATTGGAAAGAAGAAACCAAACTATGATTATATGATGATTATATGATCTACAGGGAAAACTAAGTGAATAATAAATACCACCGATAGAATAGCAAGCATAAAACTGCATAAAACTGCGGGATCAATAAAATCTAACATTGAGCATGTTAAAACAAAATCAAGagcaatatttttctaatttgttAGCAACTATCAGGAAGTAACGTGTGCAGACACTGCacattattaacaaaaaaaaacaagcaaattCCACGAAAGTCATAAAGGGAAAACTACCTTTTTGTCCATGAGGTTTGAGTAATAGGTCTGTCTATTTAGTCCATAGATTTCAAAATCTTACACCTCCATCCCTAAAATCTAGGAAACAGTTTATTGTAGCCTTCACCTGAAGCAACTTAACAGAAAATGGCATGACATATCTTATAATAAAATAGATGATTTgactattgaaaaaaaaaaaaaaaaagaaagaaagaaagaagaatccTCTATCTTCTCTCTTCCTTGCACCCCCACCTCCCCACCCTTCAGCTCTCTCATCTCCGATGAGCACTGTTTAACGATGGTGAGACTCATGACCCCACCTTCACAAATCCCCTTCTCCCTCACCTTTTTCCCTCTCCTCAAACCCTCTCCGTCTCTCACTTTCGGCCCttaagttctttttctttttctttttctcttttttttttgagCAATGAAGCTCATCCCTTCAATGTCGGAAGCTCCAATGGGCAAAGACATCATGCCTTTCTTACATCTTCTTCTGTGCTTCTTCAATGTTTCAATCTTCCCCTGTTTCACTTACCCCCGACAAAGATCTTTCTCTTCCCCACCTGGGTTTTAGTTTATTGCTTGTTTTCCATTTCCTTTTGggctttccttttcttttcccctTTCAACATTCCCCTCTTTCCATGTATAAGATTTTGAAACTGAAGACTAAACAGGCCATTAGACCTACTACTCAAACCTCAAAAACCAATTAGGTGATTGtttctttaataaattaatctgACGGTACATACATTTGCATGCACATGAACAAGGCGGTAGTAGGAAATGAGAAAAGATATACAGCAAAATATAGATTATGTACCAGGCATGAATCTTTGGgagaaatttattcttttttctttggtaATCTTTCTCCGTCATGTTAACCTACAAAATGTAAATATGAGCACAATCAAAATATCATTCAGGTCATAAAAGcattttagaagaaattatAGGAGTAGAAAACAGATCGTCCATAGCTTTATCAATAAGTATTGCTGCATACGGCTACTGAATAATCaatgagggaaaaaaaaaccaattactTCCACAGCACCATAATTGACTTCAAATGTCAAAATCCAGCATCTATCTAATTCCAATCTTATAGGTTTACATGGTTCAACCTCTGAGACAACAATAAAACTTGATATGGCAGAAAGGACTTAGAATTGTCTTTGTATCATGCAGTTGGGTTTGAAGGCatagatttattttattggaATTTCTATGATCTGCTAAAAGATTTTGTATTCTATTTGGGAGGAGGCCAAGTGCTTCACTCTAACAACCTAGGTTTCAGGATTGAGAGATCTTGGGAGGAGGCCCACACTAAAGGCTACTCGGTCATCTTGGCTAAGGCCTCTTTCCTCCTCCACAGCATCCAGCCTTTCAATGACCTTAGCATCGCTAGTCTCTTGAGTTTAATTAATGTTACCAAGAGTGATAGTTGATCGAAGTTTAAATAGTCCTTGAGGTCCTTCAGTTtctgaataaaagaaaaagagcaaTCTACTTCTACAAAACACatactttaaaattttggatattcaattgaagaataaataataaaagacaTCATAACAAAACTAAGACACGGAATTTGGGAAAACATTCATATTTTAATCAATATAACAGATTAGAATTGAAAATGATATGATTATCTAGTAAAAGTATAAAGATGACAAAGAACCAATAAGTATATGTTATAATAACAGAGATACTTGTTAACGTGATAAGACTTACCAAGTAAACAACAGGCTTGGCCGTGAGCAACTGAAAAGTATTGAGAATCTCAACATCAGCAGCTTTCCAATCACCTAAACGAACATCTTTGCCTTCTTCAAGTGATGCCTTGACCTGAAAACGTAATTACATTTATCAATTTAGCTTCTTGAGCATTAATAATATTGTTTTTGTTCATCAATTTCAATTAACCTTCAATTAGTGACTATGGTAATATTAAAGAGTACAAAAAAGTACATTGGACCAGAACGTAGATGAAGAGAAAGCACATCAAAAGAATAACAGAATTCCAAATATGTAAACCACACCTTTTGGCAACATTCAAGTTCAATCTTCAACTGCTTGTCGTTGCTTCTCTTCATGCTCTTCTCAAGAtcctcaattttatttttaataaattcaatatCCTGGGTGTGGCACAAGTTTTTAATGAATAAGACATTTTCAGAGGTGCTATCAGGAGGAGAAATGAcaataacatttaaaaaaaataaaaattagggaGAAAGCATGTTTTTTCAACTAAAATGTCCAAGCCATAAAGCACCTAAGATACCCAGCAATGTTTGCATGTCTAAAGTTCAAGAAAGTAAGATGAACCGCTCCCCTCTCCCTCCTACTAAAAAAgactatatatatttatatatatatatatattgcaaaCAGTACAAGAAAcaattaactttattattttatagaATATCAGGCACTGTAAATTTGTATAACTGGTATTTAGAGGAGGCAACGTAATTCAAGTATCTTCTACTTAATGTTAGGGGATGTCAAACATTAGATCCGTGGTACATGTAAATTGTAATGTCATCCATGCTACTAGGTGATGGCATGATAGAAGAGGGACCTTAGATTTCGTTTTACttcttaaaacaaataaaatatctcatttttgAGAGTGCAAAGCATTTCCTGTTCTCAACTTGAcagtaaattataaaaattaaattattcaaaaccGACATTCAAATTTAGAAGACAACCAAAATTGCAAAATAAGGCAAACCTTCAAACGTAGTTCTTCGCTGATAACCTCTAAATCCCTAACAGGATCCACTGTATCGTCAACATGGATAATATCTGCATCCTCAAATGCAcctagaaagaaaagaaaaggtttaATGCTTGCTGTGCATGAAATCAAACTGTCATCATCTAGaatgttattttttataagaaacaaaTTTTATTGGTGTATCCTCATCGAGAATGTTAAATCAGTTATTAATGCAATCTGCTGAAAACAAGCAACAAAACTTCAAAGTACAGGGCACAGTTGATGTGGACATCTTACCCTAGAatgtttttctaaaagaaataaatttattgatgtATCCTCATCTAGAATGATTAATGTAAAATCagttataaatgaaatcagTTATAAATGCAATCAGTTGAAAACAAGCAACAAAACTTCAAAGTATAGGGCATGGTTGATGTGGACATCTTACGTAAAACATGGAAAATGCCATCAACAGCACGGATGTGCGATAAGAAACTATTGCCCAACCCCTGTCCTTCATGAGCTCCTCGAACCAGCCCAGCAATGTCATGGATTTCTAGAAATGCCGAAACCTATACATTAAGATTACTTCAGAATGATGTAACACAAAaacctaaattgaatttgatattGTACAAAGTAACATAGTACTATTgctaaataaaaatgtaaaagaattttgttCGTATGATAAATTCTAAAAAGCAAATTCTCCAGAATCCCTTTCAAAGTACCAGAGCAAAGGGTTGAGAAATTCCAACTCAGAAAGAAACCCACAAAAGTACCTCCACCTTTGATTAGGGCTTTTCAGAAGTGcgacttattttgagtcctttTAACAACCTCAACAAAACCTCCTCTAGCTTCATTGATAGCTTTGAAAGAATCCCAATTCCATAAATCCAAATGtcaattgaatttgaatacCACTAGGCATCCAACCACCATAAGGGGGataaacatggtttctttacaAAGAGTAACATCTAATTTTTCATAAGAAAAACAAATCATTGACAGTAATccaatttttatttatgaagAGTAACCAAATGTAAATGAGATCACCCACAGCAAGGCTCCATCCAATTTGCAAGGGttaagtgatcatttaggcCAATGAAATCATGCCAACAATTTTCAACGTCATTTTTTTATGAGATGCAAAGGAATTCATTCAAAAAGGGCAAGAAGCCACAAAAGAACAACCTAAGTGCCAAGGGGACAAGACAACCCCTTCCTCAAAGGAAGGATTACAAAAAGACTTTCCAGTCTAAATTGATGGTACCAAAATGATGTGGTTACAAAACAACCTGTATCACAAAAAGAGGACAAAGAACAAGAATTATCAGAGAAAACCCACACATTTCTTTCCTTCCAAATGAGCCGTGAAATAGTTCTCACAACATTCTTCCAAAGAACCCTAGACTTATCTTTCACAAACCCACCAGCAAGAGCTTCATGCAACCACAAGCTCATGGACTTAGGAAAACACCCTTGCTGTCCAAACAACTGTCTAAACTGATTCCGCACATTTTCAGCAAAGCATAATGGAGTAACAAATGGCTGATCGATTCTTCACTACTGCAGCACATAACAAACATATTCAGGGAAAAAGTCAAGCTAGCGAATCTTCTTTGAACCATAGCAAAGGTGTTGATACTATTTAGAGCAACTTGGGAATACAGGGCTCCAGCAGCAAGGCTAATCTTCATCATTCATCCAACTCCTATCAAAGAGGTTTCTTCTAAGCCCCAAGTCCCGACCATTTCCATTCCACACATTTTGAACAGTATTAGACTTGGCATTTGAGATTCTGTAAATGTTGAGGAAAGGGATTCCGAATCGATCGAATCCTTCATGATCGAGCAGAATAAAGAAGGATTTTCAACATCATAGTTGAAGCATTTGCATGTAATAATTTTAACAACATCCAAATTGATCGCCTCCTCCAAGGTCAACCAGAATAAACAAGAATGGCAGGTTTTCATTGAAGTTATTCATCATGCCTAGGAAACTTATCCAACCCCTTTTTCCACCTTTAAAAGACCATATAACAACATTTTCTTCCCTGTCCATGGACTTCATAGATTCAATAATGAATCCAATGTATTTATCACGTTTTTCAACCCAAAGATATACCGTAAAGGCTGAAACACGCTTCTTTGAGAAGAACTATCATTCTTAGGGGTAAGAggatagtttgaaaacaacaatagagCTATGAGAGAGATGAAAATGGATAGGG encodes:
- the LOC120083334 gene encoding obg-like ATPase 1, coding for MPPKASKSKEAPVERPILGRFSSHLKIGIVGLPNVGKSTLFNTLTKLSIPAENFPFCTIEPNEARVNVPDDRFEWLCNLYKPKSEVSAFLEIHDIAGLVRGAHEGQGLGNSFLSHIRAVDGIFHVLRAFEDADIIHVDDTVDPVRDLEVISEELRLKDIEFIKNKIEDLEKSMKRSNDKQLKIELECCQKVKASLEEGKDVRLGDWKAADVEILNTFQLLTAKPVVYLVNMTEKDYQRKKNKFLPKIHAWVQEHGGETIIPFSGVLERNLADMSSPAEVEKYCEENKIQSALPKIIKTGFSAINLIYFFTAGPDEVKCWQIRRQTKAPQAAGTIHTDFERGFICAEVMKFEDLKELGSETAVKAAGKYKQEGKTYVVQDGDIIFFKFNVSGGGKK